One window of the Granulicella arctica genome contains the following:
- a CDS encoding sensor histidine kinase encodes MAGRAMMKTTLKLSAISFVFWTAVAVIFALPQLGQNRALHHVFTSAMAQWWSWGILVPGVLAIDRALPFSTQRILPRLITLFALGPFVSILYGYVHEILKAALGAGAWGRLSGTEIVTEGLQEMFWSMLVYCLIVGVWEAYLYHQRFVSAQLQMERLQRNFSEARLNALRTQLDPHFLFNALNTVSSQVEREPKLARKMIEHLGDLLRLSLNSQGVQEISLSEELAFLDHYLAIQKIRFGDALKIEIRIAQDVRNALVPSLFIQPLVENAIRHGISKRARGGSIVLSAQRLKQRLIVEVVDDGVGLPSGWSFDTHKGVGLSVTRERFAGLYPGNTSHFDIRRRSQGGTEVSVSFPLHTRKESDEHPSA; translated from the coding sequence ATGGCTGGAAGAGCAATGATGAAAACTACTCTCAAGCTGTCGGCCATTTCGTTTGTTTTCTGGACCGCAGTAGCTGTGATTTTTGCTCTACCTCAGCTGGGGCAGAACCGTGCCCTGCATCATGTATTCACATCTGCGATGGCTCAGTGGTGGTCCTGGGGGATTCTGGTCCCCGGCGTCTTGGCTATCGATCGTGCTCTTCCCTTTTCGACGCAACGAATCCTACCTCGCCTCATCACGCTCTTCGCCTTGGGTCCCTTCGTATCAATCCTGTATGGCTATGTTCACGAAATTCTGAAGGCGGCGCTTGGGGCAGGCGCTTGGGGCAGGCTATCGGGAACCGAGATCGTCACCGAAGGTCTCCAGGAAATGTTCTGGAGCATGCTCGTGTACTGTCTCATCGTTGGTGTGTGGGAGGCATATCTTTACCACCAGCGATTCGTATCCGCTCAGCTGCAGATGGAGCGCTTGCAGAGGAACTTTTCAGAAGCTCGTCTCAATGCGTTGCGTACCCAGTTGGATCCTCACTTTCTCTTCAATGCGCTCAACACCGTCTCCTCCCAGGTAGAGCGTGAGCCTAAACTCGCAAGGAAGATGATCGAACATCTAGGCGATTTGCTACGACTTTCCCTGAACTCACAAGGAGTTCAGGAGATATCTCTCTCAGAAGAATTAGCTTTTCTTGACCACTATCTAGCCATTCAAAAGATCCGCTTCGGTGATGCCTTGAAGATCGAGATCAGGATCGCTCAAGACGTAAGAAATGCCTTGGTTCCCAGCCTCTTCATCCAACCTCTGGTAGAGAATGCCATACGCCACGGCATCTCCAAACGAGCTCGCGGCGGGTCAATCGTCTTGAGCGCGCAGCGCCTTAAGCAGAGGCTTATTGTCGAGGTTGTGGACGATGGCGTGGGATTGCCATCCGGCTGGTCGTTCGATACTCACAAGGGAGTAGGCCTGTCTGTGACCCGCGAGCGATTCGCCGGACTGTACCCCGGCAACACGAGTCATTTTGATATCCGGCGTAGGAGTCAAGGCGGGACAGAGGTTTCCGTCTCCTTTCCATTGCACACACGAAAGGAAAGTGATGAACACCCTAGCGCGTGA
- a CDS encoding LytR/AlgR family response regulator transcription factor codes for MNTLARDGIRVLIVDDEAPARQRISDLLRRDSEATSMMEAGDGKTAVQMILSESPDLVFLDVQMPELSGLGVIDAVGAENMPATVFVTAYDQHAIRAFEANALDYLLKPFSDERFEAMMARAKRQRQDLHLREFGQKLAQVLNSEATETRRLDRLAIKTNGVTTFVRVENIDWIEASGVYVTLYVSGKPTLYRASLTDLEQSLDPRRFIRIHRSAIVNIESIVQMETLSHGEFEVTLKDGSHPRVSRTYRDSLEKRFGQRL; via the coding sequence ATGAACACCCTAGCGCGTGATGGCATAAGAGTTCTGATCGTGGATGACGAAGCACCGGCCCGCCAGCGTATCTCCGATCTATTGCGCCGGGATTCCGAAGCCACTTCCATGATGGAAGCAGGCGATGGGAAGACCGCAGTGCAAATGATTCTCAGCGAAAGCCCAGACCTGGTGTTTCTGGACGTGCAAATGCCGGAGCTCAGCGGCTTGGGAGTAATTGACGCCGTTGGGGCTGAGAATATGCCCGCCACGGTGTTTGTAACAGCATACGATCAGCATGCGATACGAGCCTTTGAGGCGAATGCTTTGGATTACCTCCTCAAGCCCTTCAGCGATGAACGATTCGAAGCAATGATGGCCCGCGCGAAGAGACAAAGACAGGACCTCCATCTACGAGAATTCGGTCAAAAGCTTGCGCAGGTACTTAATTCGGAGGCGACGGAGACACGTCGACTGGACCGCCTGGCGATCAAAACGAATGGAGTCACCACGTTTGTGCGAGTGGAAAATATCGATTGGATCGAGGCGTCCGGAGTCTATGTCACCCTCTATGTGTCCGGGAAACCAACCCTGTATCGAGCATCATTGACCGACCTGGAGCAGAGTCTCGATCCGCGCCGCTTTATTCGCATACATCGCTCCGCAATCGTCAATATCGAAAGTATTGTCCAGATGGAGACTCTGTCACACGGGGAGTTCGAGGTCACCTTGAAAGACGGTTCTCACCCTCGCGTCAGCAGAACCTACCGCGACTCACTGGAGAAGCGATTTGGACAGAGGCTGTAG
- a CDS encoding Cif family virulence factor: protein MNRFIMSKILACVLLTTALRFAQCQTVTESSKGMPASIASDTVDVQHVIDAYHEAVLSHDGSRLSSLFISQGSMWLNVLSDDTYSRAKAKSPDAQKIRVGSYAEFAKMVSTSKASLNPTHTHLQKNSDGTIASVYFDFIFLIDGKPTNRGSETWVLVKGSEGWRIAAITFSSNPPTS from the coding sequence ATGAATCGCTTTATCATGAGCAAGATTTTAGCTTGCGTCCTCCTAACCACCGCCTTACGTTTCGCTCAGTGCCAAACAGTTACTGAGAGCAGCAAGGGAATGCCGGCCAGCATCGCGTCGGATACTGTCGACGTTCAGCACGTGATCGACGCGTACCACGAAGCTGTTCTGAGTCATGACGGATCCCGCTTATCCAGTCTCTTCATTTCGCAAGGAAGTATGTGGCTCAATGTGCTTTCCGACGACACTTACTCTCGAGCAAAGGCGAAATCACCGGATGCGCAGAAAATTCGGGTAGGAAGCTACGCAGAATTCGCCAAGATGGTGTCGACGTCAAAGGCAAGCTTAAATCCTACCCATACGCATCTCCAGAAGAACAGCGATGGGACGATTGCGTCTGTGTATTTTGACTTCATCTTCCTGATAGACGGAAAGCCCACAAATCGCGGGAGTGAGACCTGGGTTTTAGTCAAAGGAAGCGAAGGGTGGAGAATTGCGGCGATCACGTTCTCGTCCAATCCGCCTACCTCATGA
- a CDS encoding DUF1080 domain-containing protein — translation MLFALRSSFAEPALPVPMKADHWRSNGNATFTSGDHAPDGVLEISKGSVDLKDSNFRDGTIEFDMYMPDHGILGMRFRTQNRENAEALFFRPQKDCESASDCLQYMPLEHGAFEWDLFPEYQTSAPIQVSSWNHFRVVVLGRTMRVYINRSGSPTLSVDRMEGGSLSGGLTFGGPAKYANLVITPTKPSTTVAQVTLEPRDGFLRRWQISSSSVLRSIHDPKLDAPMGVQPPYASMPRDGKAWRAATADTKGLVNFSHEVGSAKDGSVISLAWARTTLVSDKAQLKTVRIGWVREIWVYVNGALAFSDRNIEGLPAAEAADERISLGNGSFRLPLKKGKNEIVIALDDNLPGNVQHFGWGMELKLEDSAGISQLP, via the coding sequence ATGCTCTTTGCTCTACGCAGCAGCTTCGCTGAACCAGCGCTTCCCGTTCCCATGAAAGCTGATCATTGGCGTTCTAATGGCAATGCCACGTTTACATCTGGCGATCATGCGCCCGATGGCGTGCTTGAGATCAGTAAGGGATCAGTCGACCTGAAGGATTCGAATTTTCGTGATGGGACTATCGAATTCGATATGTACATGCCTGACCACGGAATACTTGGAATGAGGTTTCGCACGCAGAATCGAGAGAACGCCGAAGCTCTTTTCTTCCGTCCACAAAAGGATTGCGAAAGTGCTTCTGATTGCCTGCAGTACATGCCCCTTGAGCATGGTGCCTTCGAGTGGGATTTATTTCCGGAGTATCAAACTTCAGCGCCTATTCAAGTCTCAAGTTGGAATCACTTCCGAGTCGTGGTGCTCGGCAGAACGATGCGTGTTTATATAAACCGTTCCGGCAGCCCGACACTCAGCGTGGATCGCATGGAGGGCGGATCGCTGTCCGGCGGCCTGACCTTCGGTGGGCCGGCGAAGTATGCAAATCTCGTTATTACGCCAACAAAGCCATCAACTACCGTGGCGCAAGTCACGCTCGAACCGAGAGATGGATTCCTGCGACGCTGGCAGATTTCATCGTCGTCCGTGCTCCGCTCCATTCACGACCCAAAGCTGGATGCCCCGATGGGAGTCCAGCCGCCTTATGCTTCCATGCCCCGTGATGGCAAGGCCTGGAGGGCTGCGACGGCTGACACGAAAGGCCTCGTCAACTTCTCGCACGAAGTTGGATCGGCAAAAGATGGCTCGGTGATCTCTTTGGCATGGGCAAGAACAACACTCGTCTCCGATAAGGCTCAGTTGAAGACGGTTCGGATCGGCTGGGTGCGTGAGATTTGGGTGTACGTGAACGGCGCTCTGGCGTTTTCAGATCGAAACATCGAAGGCCTTCCAGCGGCGGAGGCCGCCGACGAACGGATCTCTTTAGGGAACGGGAGTTTCCGATTACCTCTCAAGAAAGGAAAGAATGAAATTGTAATTGCGCTCGACGATAACCTGCCAGGCAATGTACAGCACTTCGGATGGGGCATGGAGCTAAAGCTGGAAGACTCGGCCGGAATCTCGCAGCTTCCCTAG